Proteins encoded together in one Microbacterium sp. ABRD28 window:
- the ftsH gene encoding ATP-dependent zinc metalloprotease FtsH: protein MNLKKITRNPLFYIVLIGIFLIVGFSLISSLGGAKQISTQEGLELLDGGTVTEVLNTDGDQRVDLTLAEPYEGATEVQFYYVQARAEEVVNAINAADPEDGFDDSVPQPSWFDGFLSLMIPLLLLGLLFWFLLSSAQGGGNKVMQFGKSRAKLVTKEMPQVTFVDVAGADEAIEEMQEIKDFLKDPAKFQAVGARIPKGVLLYGPPGTGKTLLARAVAGEAGVPFYSISGSDFVEMFVGVGASRVRDLFNQAKENAPAIIFIDEIDAVGRHRGAGMGGGHDEREQTLNQMLVEMDGFDPKANVIVIAATNRPDILDPALLRPGRFDRQIGVDAPDLKGRQKILQVHGRGKPLADSVDLEVVARKTPGFTGADLANVLNEAALLTARSNAQLIDNRALDEAIDRVIAGPQRRTRVMRDKEKLITAYHEGGHALAAAAMNHTDPVTKVTILPRGKALGYTMVLPLDDKYSVTRNELQDQLTYAMGGRVAEEIVFHDPTTGASNDIEKATSIARKMVTEYGMTTQVGPVKLGQSSGEVFMGRDMGHGRDFSERIAERVDAEVRALIEQAHNEAYEVINANRDVLDKLALALLEKETLDHIELAEIFSDISKLPPRPQWLSSSDRPVSTLPPVDVPRRAEPAGVAASVEADEPAAEKAPRRRPSGQARPATA from the coding sequence CCTCGACGGCGGCACGGTGACCGAGGTCCTCAACACCGACGGCGACCAGCGCGTCGACCTCACCCTCGCCGAGCCCTACGAGGGTGCGACCGAGGTGCAGTTCTACTACGTCCAGGCCCGCGCCGAAGAGGTCGTGAACGCCATCAACGCCGCCGACCCCGAGGACGGCTTCGACGACTCGGTGCCGCAGCCGTCGTGGTTCGACGGATTCCTGTCGCTGATGATCCCGCTGCTGCTGCTGGGTCTGCTGTTCTGGTTCCTGCTCTCCAGCGCCCAGGGTGGCGGCAACAAGGTCATGCAGTTCGGCAAGTCGCGCGCGAAGCTCGTGACCAAGGAGATGCCGCAGGTCACCTTCGTCGACGTCGCCGGTGCCGATGAGGCCATCGAGGAGATGCAGGAGATCAAGGACTTCCTCAAGGACCCCGCCAAGTTCCAGGCGGTCGGTGCGCGCATCCCGAAGGGCGTGCTGCTGTACGGCCCTCCCGGGACGGGCAAGACGCTGCTGGCCCGCGCCGTCGCGGGTGAGGCGGGCGTCCCCTTCTACTCGATCTCGGGCTCGGACTTCGTCGAGATGTTCGTCGGCGTCGGCGCCAGCCGCGTGCGCGACCTGTTCAACCAGGCCAAGGAGAACGCTCCCGCGATCATCTTCATCGACGAGATCGACGCCGTCGGCCGCCACCGTGGCGCCGGCATGGGCGGCGGTCACGACGAGCGCGAGCAGACCCTGAACCAGATGCTGGTGGAGATGGACGGCTTCGACCCGAAGGCGAACGTCATCGTCATCGCGGCGACGAACCGTCCCGACATCCTCGACCCGGCACTTCTGCGACCCGGCCGCTTCGACCGCCAGATCGGCGTCGACGCGCCCGACCTCAAGGGCCGCCAGAAGATCCTGCAGGTGCACGGTCGCGGCAAGCCCCTCGCCGACAGCGTCGACCTCGAGGTCGTCGCCCGCAAGACCCCGGGCTTCACCGGCGCCGACCTCGCGAACGTGCTGAACGAAGCGGCGCTGCTGACCGCCCGCTCCAACGCCCAGCTGATCGACAACCGCGCGCTCGACGAGGCGATCGACCGTGTCATCGCCGGGCCGCAGCGGCGCACCCGTGTCATGCGCGACAAGGAGAAGCTGATCACCGCGTATCACGAGGGCGGGCACGCTCTGGCTGCCGCGGCGATGAACCACACCGACCCGGTGACGAAGGTGACGATCCTGCCGCGCGGCAAGGCCCTCGGCTACACGATGGTGCTGCCCCTCGACGACAAGTACTCCGTCACCCGCAACGAGCTGCAGGACCAGCTCACCTACGCCATGGGCGGCCGCGTCGCCGAGGAGATCGTCTTCCACGACCCCACCACCGGCGCCTCGAACGACATCGAGAAGGCCACGAGCATCGCCCGCAAGATGGTGACCGAGTACGGGATGACCACGCAGGTCGGCCCGGTCAAGCTCGGCCAGTCCTCGGGTGAGGTGTTCATGGGCCGCGACATGGGTCACGGCCGCGACTTCAGCGAGCGCATCGCCGAGCGGGTCGACGCCGAGGTGCGCGCGCTCATCGAGCAGGCGCACAACGAGGCCTACGAGGTCATCAACGCCAATCGCGACGTCCTCGACAAGCTCGCCCTGGCGCTCCTCGAGAAGGAGACGCTGGACCACATCGAACTCGCCGAGATCTTCTCCGACATCAGCAAGCTCCCGCCACGTCCGCAGTGGCTTTCCAGCAGCGACCGGCCCGTGTCGACTCTTCCCCCAGTCGACGTGCCGAGACGCGCGGAGCCCGCGGGCGTGGCGGCTTCTGTCGAAGCGGACGAGCCTGCCGCCGAGAAGGCGCCGCGTCGCCGGCCGAGCGGACAGGCGCGCCCGGCGACCGCGTAG
- the folE gene encoding GTP cyclohydrolase I: MAVDRERVAALVTELLSAIGEDPDRPGLKLTPQRVADAYTEFFSGVGADPAEPLSHTISVSRGPAPDTLPSGAVMLRDIHFRSVCEHHLLLFRGKAHIAYLPGEQVVGLGALPKVVDVLASRPQVQERLGEQIADTIWDALDTRGVLVVLEATHGCVTFRGERQRDASTVTIAARGEFTDPISRTELMLLMGAPRE, from the coding sequence GTGGCCGTTGACCGAGAGCGCGTCGCCGCGCTCGTGACCGAGCTTCTGTCCGCGATCGGGGAGGACCCCGATCGTCCGGGACTGAAGCTCACGCCGCAGCGCGTCGCCGACGCCTACACCGAGTTCTTCTCCGGCGTCGGGGCGGACCCCGCCGAGCCGCTCTCGCACACCATCTCGGTCAGTCGCGGTCCTGCGCCCGACACGCTGCCATCGGGCGCGGTGATGCTCCGCGACATCCACTTCCGCTCGGTCTGCGAGCACCACCTGCTGCTCTTCCGCGGCAAAGCCCACATCGCCTACCTGCCGGGGGAGCAGGTGGTGGGTCTGGGTGCCCTGCCGAAGGTCGTCGACGTGCTCGCCTCGCGCCCGCAGGTGCAGGAACGACTGGGCGAGCAGATCGCCGACACCATCTGGGACGCGCTCGACACCCGCGGCGTGCTCGTCGTGCTCGAGGCGACCCACGGGTGCGTCACCTTCCGGGGAGAGCGTCAGCGGGATGCCTCCACGGTGACGATCGCCGCGCGCGGCGAATTCACCGACCCGATCTCGCGGACCGAGCTGATGCTGCTCATGGGGGCACCGCGCGAATGA
- the folP gene encoding dihydropteroate synthase produces the protein MTVVMGIVNVTPDSFSDGGRYFAQDAAIARGRVLRAAGADILDIGGESTRPGADRVEPRVEQERVLPVIRALAAEGATVSIDTMNASTAIAAVEAGAAIVNDVSGGLADPEMLAAVAGSGAEVVIGHWRGPSSDMYARAEYRDVVREVVTELAARLEAAAVAGIAPSRVILDPGIGFGKRGDQNWAVLRGLSRILGIGPRVLIGTSRKRFLAETLVSGGADLSSTATQGEASEDRRDLATAVTSALAAREGVWGVRVHDVRATRDALLIAEAWEGDRRWTATRSR, from the coding sequence ATGACCGTCGTCATGGGCATCGTCAACGTCACGCCCGACTCCTTCAGCGACGGCGGCCGCTACTTCGCGCAGGACGCCGCGATCGCGCGCGGCCGCGTCCTGCGTGCTGCCGGCGCCGACATCCTCGACATCGGCGGGGAGTCGACCCGTCCCGGCGCCGACCGGGTCGAGCCGCGTGTCGAGCAGGAGCGCGTGCTTCCCGTCATCCGGGCGCTGGCCGCCGAGGGCGCGACGGTGAGCATCGACACCATGAACGCCTCCACCGCCATCGCCGCCGTCGAGGCCGGGGCCGCGATCGTCAACGACGTCTCGGGCGGCCTCGCCGACCCGGAGATGCTCGCCGCCGTCGCCGGGTCGGGCGCCGAGGTCGTGATCGGTCACTGGCGGGGGCCCTCGAGCGACATGTACGCGCGGGCCGAGTACCGCGACGTCGTCCGCGAGGTCGTCACCGAGCTCGCGGCGCGTCTGGAGGCCGCGGCGGTCGCCGGCATCGCGCCGTCGCGCGTCATCCTCGATCCGGGCATCGGGTTCGGCAAACGCGGCGACCAGAACTGGGCGGTGCTGCGCGGGCTCTCCCGCATCCTCGGCATCGGCCCCCGGGTGCTCATCGGCACGAGCCGCAAGCGGTTCCTCGCCGAAACGCTCGTCTCCGGCGGCGCCGACCTGTCGTCGACCGCGACGCAGGGCGAGGCATCCGAAGATCGGCGCGACCTGGCCACGGCCGTCACGAGTGCGCTCGCCGCGCGTGAGGGGGTGTGGGGCGTGCGCGTGCACGACGTGCGCGCCACCCGCGACGCGCTGCTCATCGCCGAGGCGTGGGAGGGAGACCGCCGGTGGACGGCGACACGATCACGCTGA
- the folB gene encoding dihydroneopterin aldolase, producing the protein MDGDTITLTGLRVFGYHGVYDDERRDGQDFVIDLTLTLDTRPAATSDDVSDTVHYGELAEEVAAIVAGDPVNLLETLADRIARAVLERPLVSVARVTVHKPQAPIPLTFTDVSVTITRARTETGGHPHESSTG; encoded by the coding sequence GTGGACGGCGACACGATCACGCTGACGGGCCTGCGGGTCTTCGGGTACCACGGCGTCTACGACGACGAGCGGCGCGACGGCCAGGACTTCGTCATCGACCTGACTCTGACGCTCGACACCCGCCCGGCGGCGACCAGCGACGACGTCTCCGACACCGTGCACTACGGCGAGCTCGCCGAAGAGGTCGCCGCCATCGTCGCGGGCGACCCGGTGAACCTGCTCGAGACGCTCGCCGACCGCATCGCCCGCGCCGTGCTCGAGCGCCCGCTCGTCTCGGTCGCGCGTGTCACCGTTCACAAGCCGCAGGCCCCGATCCCGCTGACCTTCACCGATGTGTCGGTGACGATCACGCGCGCGCGGACCGAAACAGGAGGGCACCCCCATGAGTCGTCGACTGGCTGA
- the folK gene encoding 2-amino-4-hydroxy-6-hydroxymethyldihydropteridine diphosphokinase — MSRRLAEGLKTDATPRRHDEAVAVVALGSNLGDRAAILDAALTDLARLPLVTHVKTATPIESVALTPEGPDADAPAYLNSVALLTTRLAPTVLLGYLHAIEARHGRERGVRWADRTLDLDLIAYGEVTSDGPVLILPHPRAAERDFVLEPWLQVDPDAVLPGAGRVADILARLREPS; from the coding sequence ATGAGTCGTCGACTGGCTGAGGGTCTGAAGACGGATGCGACGCCCCGGCGTCACGACGAGGCGGTCGCCGTCGTCGCGCTCGGATCGAACCTGGGTGATCGCGCCGCCATTCTCGACGCGGCGCTGACCGACCTCGCCCGGCTGCCGCTCGTCACCCATGTGAAGACCGCCACGCCCATCGAGTCGGTGGCCCTGACACCGGAGGGACCGGACGCCGACGCCCCCGCCTACCTCAACTCGGTGGCACTGCTCACCACGCGCCTCGCACCGACCGTGCTGCTCGGCTACCTGCACGCCATCGAAGCGCGGCACGGTCGGGAGCGGGGGGTCCGCTGGGCCGACCGCACGCTCGACCTCGACCTCATCGCCTACGGCGAGGTGACCAGCGACGGTCCGGTGCTGATCCTCCCGCATCCGCGGGCGGCGGAGCGGGACTTCGTCCTCGAGCCCTGGCTGCAGGTCGACCCCGACGCGGTGCTTCCCGGGGCCGGCCGCGTCGCCGACATCCTCGCCCGCCTGCGGGAACCCTCGTGA
- a CDS encoding DUF3180 domain-containing protein, producing MRRTRPLVLVIVAVLGVAVGFAIDQALTSAGRATFTPAVSLPILLVLLAAVVVALAVPIRRATRGTAAPVDPFRALRIAVLAKASSLVGAIVTGIAGGLALFLLTRPVPPSLGSLGAVIATALCAVLLVVAGLVAEQFCTIRKDDDDEQPGGSDPGLQPGGH from the coding sequence GTGAGGCGCACGCGGCCGCTCGTCCTCGTCATCGTCGCCGTCCTCGGCGTCGCCGTCGGATTCGCGATCGACCAGGCACTCACCTCGGCGGGGCGGGCGACCTTCACCCCGGCGGTGTCCCTGCCGATCCTCCTGGTGCTGCTGGCTGCCGTGGTCGTGGCCCTCGCGGTGCCGATCCGCCGCGCCACGCGCGGAACCGCCGCACCGGTCGATCCCTTCCGCGCGCTTCGTATCGCGGTGCTGGCGAAGGCGTCGAGCCTGGTCGGGGCGATCGTGACGGGAATCGCGGGGGGCTTGGCTCTGTTCCTGCTCACCCGCCCCGTTCCGCCCTCGCTAGGCTCGTTGGGGGCCGTCATCGCGACGGCCCTGTGCGCGGTGCTGCTGGTGGTCGCGGGCCTGGTCGCAGAGCAGTTCTGCACGATCCGGAAGGATGACGATGACGAACAGCCCGGAGGCTCCGACCCCGGACTCCAACCCGGCGGACACTGA
- a CDS encoding PH domain-containing protein, producing the protein MTNSPEAPTPDSNPADTEPAAVAFDGAPTAPAPPATVPLGADEVRQDDFDPGVFATGTFDRVVEPRSENRLPLGDGTWYQLAKAYVQVQLITTGFFFALVLVGGLVAVFAFDLRWLMIPAGILLVILAAVLIVTPRQARSYGYQLRRDDLVFRRGILWQRIVAVPYGRMQLVDITHGPLDRGFGIAQLKIVTAAAVSGVTLPGLTQEAAEQLRDTLIDVAETRRTGL; encoded by the coding sequence ATGACGAACAGCCCGGAGGCTCCGACCCCGGACTCCAACCCGGCGGACACTGAGCCGGCCGCCGTGGCCTTCGACGGAGCGCCGACCGCGCCGGCACCGCCGGCGACCGTGCCGCTCGGCGCCGACGAGGTCCGGCAGGACGACTTCGACCCCGGGGTGTTCGCCACCGGCACCTTCGATCGTGTCGTCGAGCCGCGTTCGGAGAACCGTCTCCCCCTCGGTGACGGCACCTGGTACCAGCTGGCGAAGGCCTACGTGCAGGTACAGCTGATCACGACCGGCTTCTTCTTCGCCCTGGTGCTCGTCGGCGGTCTCGTCGCGGTGTTCGCGTTCGACCTCCGCTGGCTGATGATCCCGGCCGGGATTCTGCTCGTGATCCTCGCCGCGGTTCTCATCGTCACTCCCCGCCAGGCGCGGTCGTACGGTTATCAGCTCCGTCGCGATGACCTCGTCTTCCGCCGGGGCATCCTGTGGCAGCGCATCGTGGCCGTCCCCTACGGCCGGATGCAGCTGGTGGACATCACCCACGGCCCCCTCGATCGCGGCTTCGGCATCGCTCAGCTGAAGATCGTCACCGCGGCCGCCGTGTCGGGGGTCACGCTGCCGGGTCTCACGCAGGAGGCCGCCGAGCAGCTGCGCGACACCCTCATCGACGTCGCCGAGACCCGCCGGACGGGACTGTGA
- a CDS encoding PH domain-containing protein — protein sequence MTSAPAPTRSPLSDGDWHRLHPLTPLLRGGLTLVIIAGILIANFRDRLIQGVVPIFVPEVDPGDFETGDPLDFIFERGLILAALGAVIVVVIVLVGVFYLSWRFHTFRITGDDVEVRSGVMFRTQRRAPLDRVQGVNLTRPMIARLMGMAKLEVVGAGTDGNVKLEYLSTANAEAVRADILRLASGRRLAEARQAAATAGGGRVSAAASTVAAGLTEMIDGAEDPADEPESVVKIPVGRLIASHLLDGSLLFLIVLVAAIVVASILGTPWLLLTAIPALLGFGAYWVRTITRSLRYSIAPTSSGVRITFGLFTTVTETLPPGRIHALEISQPILWRPAGWWAITVNRLSGRGLEAAGTDQFATVLPVGNRTDVERVLQLLLPHLPREEWPLVFQHGVLGPEEGDPYVTTPRRAGWLRPTSWRRNGAFLTPDVLFVRRGFVWRKLALFPLARMQSLAIAQGPVDRAVGVANLQVHTVIGRVSGSLGIIDRDDAVSLFERTEAAAIAAAASDRSHRWAGDEPFDEVTATSGVAAAPPEGRGPVEATDSRRTEEVSP from the coding sequence GTGACCAGCGCTCCCGCGCCGACCCGGTCGCCGCTCAGCGACGGCGACTGGCACCGCCTGCATCCGCTCACGCCGCTTCTGCGGGGCGGGCTGACGCTCGTCATCATCGCGGGCATCCTCATCGCGAATTTCCGCGACCGCCTCATCCAGGGGGTCGTGCCGATCTTCGTCCCCGAGGTCGACCCGGGCGATTTCGAGACCGGTGATCCGCTGGACTTCATCTTCGAGCGCGGGCTCATCCTCGCCGCCCTCGGCGCGGTGATCGTGGTCGTCATCGTGCTCGTCGGCGTCTTCTACCTGTCGTGGCGGTTCCACACCTTCCGCATCACCGGGGACGATGTCGAGGTGCGCAGCGGTGTGATGTTCCGCACGCAGCGGCGCGCGCCGCTGGATCGGGTGCAGGGGGTCAACCTGACAAGGCCCATGATCGCCCGGCTCATGGGCATGGCCAAGCTCGAGGTCGTCGGCGCGGGCACCGACGGCAACGTCAAGCTCGAGTACCTCTCCACCGCCAATGCCGAGGCGGTGCGGGCCGACATCCTCCGCCTCGCCTCGGGGCGCCGTCTGGCAGAGGCCCGCCAGGCGGCCGCGACGGCGGGTGGCGGTCGGGTGTCGGCAGCCGCGTCGACCGTCGCCGCCGGGCTGACCGAGATGATCGACGGGGCGGAGGATCCCGCCGACGAGCCCGAGTCGGTGGTGAAGATCCCCGTGGGGCGCCTCATCGCGTCGCACCTCCTCGACGGTTCGCTCCTGTTCCTCATCGTCCTCGTCGCGGCGATCGTGGTGGCCTCGATCCTCGGGACGCCGTGGCTGCTGCTGACCGCCATCCCGGCGCTGCTCGGTTTCGGGGCGTACTGGGTGCGCACCATCACGAGGTCGCTGCGGTACTCGATCGCCCCCACCTCGAGCGGTGTGCGCATCACCTTCGGCCTGTTCACCACCGTCACCGAGACGCTGCCGCCCGGCCGCATCCACGCCCTCGAGATCAGCCAGCCGATCCTGTGGCGGCCGGCCGGATGGTGGGCGATCACGGTCAATCGGCTGTCCGGACGAGGTCTGGAAGCCGCGGGGACCGATCAGTTCGCCACCGTCCTCCCCGTGGGCAACCGCACCGACGTCGAGCGCGTCCTGCAGCTGCTGCTGCCGCACCTGCCGCGCGAGGAATGGCCGCTGGTGTTCCAGCACGGGGTGCTCGGGCCAGAGGAGGGCGACCCCTACGTGACCACGCCGCGCCGCGCCGGGTGGCTTCGGCCCACCAGTTGGCGGCGCAACGGCGCCTTCCTCACGCCCGACGTGCTGTTCGTGCGCCGCGGGTTCGTCTGGCGCAAGCTCGCGCTCTTCCCGCTGGCGCGCATGCAGAGCCTCGCCATCGCGCAGGGACCCGTCGACCGTGCGGTCGGTGTCGCCAATCTGCAGGTGCACACCGTCATCGGCCGCGTGAGCGGGTCGCTCGGCATCATCGATCGGGATGACGCGGTGTCGCTGTTCGAGCGCACCGAAGCCGCGGCGATCGCGGCGGCGGCGTCCGACCGCAGCCACCGGTGGGCGGGGGACGAACCGTTCGATGAGGTCACGGCGACCTCCGGAGTCGCCGCCGCGCCGCCGGAGGGACGCGGACCGGTCGAAGCGACCGACTCGCGCCGCACCGAAGAGGTGTCGCCGTGA
- a CDS encoding Rossmann-like and DUF2520 domain-containing protein has protein sequence MRRDGRLGVGIIGAGRVGPVVGAALRGAGHAIVGITAGSDRDRVDAVLPDVPVLDPVEIIAGSDLVVVAVPRAELPGLVAGLAALDAWRPGQLVMHTDASYGIEVLQPATVRGAIPLAIHPAIAFTGSSIDLRQLTHAYAAVTAPAPVLPIAQALAVELGCEPVEVAEDQRSTYAEAISTATEFSRSIIAQAAGLLSRAGVDDPGRYLSSLVHTTIDHALTRADAPVIDPPAV, from the coding sequence GTGAGACGTGACGGACGACTCGGCGTGGGCATCATCGGGGCGGGCCGGGTCGGCCCGGTGGTGGGCGCCGCCCTCCGCGGCGCCGGTCACGCCATCGTCGGCATCACCGCCGGCTCCGACCGCGACCGCGTCGACGCGGTACTGCCCGATGTGCCCGTGCTCGACCCGGTCGAGATCATCGCGGGGAGCGACCTGGTCGTGGTCGCCGTTCCGCGCGCGGAGCTTCCGGGCCTCGTCGCGGGCCTCGCCGCACTGGACGCCTGGCGGCCGGGCCAGCTGGTGATGCACACCGACGCCTCCTACGGCATCGAGGTGCTCCAGCCCGCCACGGTGCGCGGCGCCATCCCGTTGGCGATCCATCCCGCGATCGCCTTCACCGGGTCATCCATCGATCTGCGGCAGTTGACCCACGCCTACGCGGCGGTCACAGCGCCGGCGCCCGTGCTCCCGATCGCCCAGGCGCTGGCGGTGGAGCTCGGCTGCGAACCGGTCGAGGTGGCCGAAGATCAGCGGTCGACGTACGCCGAGGCGATCTCGACCGCGACGGAGTTCTCGCGCTCGATCATCGCCCAGGCGGCGGGTCTGCTCTCCCGCGCCGGGGTCGACGATCCCGGGCGCTACCTGTCGAGCCTCGTGCACACCACGATCGACCACGCCCTGACGCGCGCCGACGCCCCGGTGATCGATCCGCCCGCGGTCTGA
- a CDS encoding aldo/keto reductase, with protein sequence MTNITQPAQSSGTFRIGGDLEVNRLGYGTMQLTGPGVWGPPKDHDEAIRVLRRSVELGVNFFDTAESYGPYVAEELLKEALHPYADDVVIATKSGLTRTAPNVWPPLGRPEFLRQGAEMSLRRLGLERIDLFQLHRIDPKVPLEDQVGELKALQDEGKIRHIGLSEVTIDEVKEAQKIAEIVTVQNLYNLQTRDAEDLLDWSEEQGIGFIPWFPLATGGLTGADSPLTDIAAQKGATPAQIALAWLLKRSPVMLPIPGTSRVAHLEDNMQGAVIELTDEEFAELSALRG encoded by the coding sequence ATGACGAACATCACGCAGCCCGCGCAGTCATCCGGCACCTTCCGCATCGGCGGCGACCTCGAGGTCAACCGCCTCGGCTACGGGACCATGCAGCTGACCGGACCCGGCGTCTGGGGCCCGCCGAAGGACCACGACGAGGCCATCCGCGTTCTGCGCCGGTCGGTCGAGCTCGGCGTGAACTTCTTCGACACCGCCGAGTCGTATGGCCCCTACGTCGCCGAGGAGCTCCTGAAGGAGGCGCTTCACCCCTACGCCGACGATGTCGTCATCGCGACCAAGTCGGGCCTGACCCGCACCGCCCCGAACGTCTGGCCGCCGCTCGGACGGCCGGAGTTTTTGCGCCAGGGCGCCGAGATGAGCCTCCGCCGCCTCGGCCTCGAGCGCATCGACCTCTTCCAGCTGCACCGCATCGACCCGAAGGTGCCGCTCGAAGACCAGGTCGGCGAGCTGAAGGCGCTGCAGGACGAGGGCAAGATCCGCCACATCGGCCTGTCGGAGGTCACCATCGACGAGGTGAAGGAGGCGCAGAAGATCGCCGAGATCGTCACCGTCCAGAACCTCTACAACCTGCAGACCCGCGACGCGGAAGACCTTCTCGACTGGTCGGAGGAGCAGGGCATCGGGTTCATCCCGTGGTTCCCGCTCGCGACCGGCGGTCTCACCGGCGCCGACTCGCCGCTCACCGACATCGCTGCGCAGAAGGGCGCGACGCCCGCGCAGATCGCGCTCGCGTGGCTTCTGAAGCGCTCGCCCGTCATGCTCCCGATCCCCGGCACGTCCCGCGTCGCCCACCTCGAGGACAACATGCAGGGCGCCGTCATCGAGCTGACCGACGAGGAGTTCGCCGAGCTGTCCGCGCTCCGCGGCTGA
- a CDS encoding YciI family protein, with protein MSNRYLVIHMTDPTGTDITREEDQRMLEGWLAEGEKKGMLQSGAPTAPADQAKSVVVRDGRALITDGPFPEFTEWFAGYDVITAESIDDVAGLMTTHPTAIAGRVYVLPLVKLPWDED; from the coding sequence ATGAGCAACAGGTACCTGGTCATCCACATGACCGACCCCACCGGCACCGATATCACCCGCGAGGAAGACCAGCGCATGCTCGAAGGCTGGCTCGCCGAAGGCGAGAAGAAGGGGATGCTGCAGAGCGGCGCCCCGACAGCGCCGGCCGATCAGGCGAAGTCGGTGGTCGTCCGCGACGGCCGTGCCCTCATCACCGACGGCCCCTTCCCCGAGTTCACCGAGTGGTTCGCCGGGTACGACGTCATCACCGCGGAGTCGATCGACGACGTCGCGGGGCTGATGACCACGCACCCGACCGCGATCGCGGGACGGGTGTATGTGCTGCCGCTGGTGAAGCTCCCCTGGGACGAGGACTGA
- a CDS encoding DUF6596 domain-containing protein, with protein sequence MSERLEAEHPDDGDASESTDADVALAEVHRAEWGRIVAGLARRFGDLDLAEEVAAEAFAVAVERWAADGVPPNPGAWITTTAHRRAIDRLRREARRDDKHREAVLLADDSPAEPVGAVADDRLRLLFACCHPLLGLETRVALTLRVIVGLTVEQIARLFLVPPTTIAQRITRGKAKIGAARVPFRVPEASDLPDRAAAVVAVLSLMYTQGYAATSDAPDRLSLDLLAEALRLARQLHALLPGDGDVTGLLALLLASIARTPARISADGALVTLAEQDRGAWDRDLIAEADALLGERMRRARATGIRLGRFELLAAIHLVHAHAPDAGSTDWSQIVALYEMLVRVDPSPMVGVNHAIAVAEADSPEAGLIVLERREDDLAGHYAFHAVRAHLLASSGAPVEALDAYERAISLAPTAAMAELLTARRDGVDATSPG encoded by the coding sequence GCCGCTTCGGCGACCTCGATCTCGCAGAGGAGGTCGCCGCCGAAGCATTCGCCGTCGCCGTGGAGCGGTGGGCCGCCGACGGTGTGCCCCCGAACCCGGGCGCCTGGATCACGACGACCGCACATCGGAGGGCCATCGACCGCCTCCGGCGCGAGGCCCGGCGTGACGACAAGCATCGAGAGGCCGTGCTGCTCGCCGACGACTCCCCCGCTGAACCGGTGGGCGCGGTCGCGGACGATCGCCTGCGGCTGCTCTTCGCGTGCTGTCATCCGCTCCTCGGCCTCGAGACCCGGGTGGCCCTGACCCTCCGTGTGATCGTCGGTCTCACCGTCGAACAGATCGCGCGCCTGTTCCTCGTGCCGCCGACGACGATCGCGCAGCGGATCACGCGGGGGAAGGCGAAGATCGGCGCGGCACGCGTCCCGTTCCGGGTTCCCGAGGCGAGCGACCTTCCCGATCGCGCCGCCGCCGTGGTCGCGGTGCTTTCGCTGATGTACACGCAGGGCTACGCCGCGACCAGCGACGCCCCCGACCGGCTGAGCCTCGACCTCCTCGCCGAAGCGCTCCGGCTCGCGCGCCAACTGCACGCACTGCTCCCGGGCGACGGCGACGTCACCGGGCTCCTCGCCCTCCTCCTCGCCTCGATCGCCCGCACCCCCGCCCGGATCAGCGCCGACGGCGCACTCGTGACCCTCGCCGAGCAAGACCGCGGAGCGTGGGACCGCGACCTGATCGCGGAGGCCGACGCGCTCCTCGGCGAGCGGATGCGACGAGCCCGCGCCACCGGCATCCGTCTCGGCCGTTTCGAGCTGCTCGCCGCCATCCATCTCGTCCACGCGCACGCCCCCGATGCCGGGAGCACCGACTGGTCGCAGATCGTCGCGCTCTACGAGATGCTCGTGCGCGTCGACCCGAGCCCCATGGTGGGCGTCAATCACGCCATCGCCGTCGCCGAGGCCGACTCCCCCGAGGCGGGCCTGATCGTCCTCGAGCGGCGCGAAGACGACCTCGCCGGGCACTACGCCTTCCACGCCGTCCGGGCCCACCTGCTGGCGTCGAGCGGCGCACCCGTCGAAGCCCTCGACGCGTACGAACGCGCGATCTCCCTCGCGCCGACCGCCGCGATGGCGGAGCTCCTGACCGCGCGCCGCGACGGCGTCGATGCGACATCGCCCGGATGA